One Helianthus annuus cultivar XRQ/B chromosome 12, HanXRQr2.0-SUNRISE, whole genome shotgun sequence genomic region harbors:
- the LOC110892582 gene encoding uncharacterized protein LOC110892582, translated as MLSAEYREFMTPSKYETLTEIINTAREREIELEKQVERGERRAQDVNPSPTKKARTDESGKKVEAKGGSPSCKVCGKGHKGECRFKDKSCLVCGKTGHTASLCPELVGKRDTKESPTEAPKAKGRSFQLTAAEAKTEPDVVSVLVLVMFSLHFQLKYAEKSGVVLSNHLKIPQLRMEKFIRANELKEEGNKRFQAQDFVGALEQYENALKLTPKNHPDRAIYHSNRAACLMQMKPNDYKMVVSECSMALQVQPGYVRALLRRARAFEAVGKYEMVMLDVQTLLAADPSHRDALEIARRLRGPIIGARQEAQQDLQGS; from the exons ATGCTGAGTGCTGAATAccgggagtttatgactccctcAAAATATGAAACTCTCACAGAAATCATCAACACCGCCCGGGAGCGGGAAATCGAGTTAGAGAAGCAAGTTGAGAGGGGTGAGCGAAGGGCACaagatgtgaatccaagccctacaaagaaagctAGAACTGATGAATCGGGGAAGAAAGTGGAGGCTaaaggcgggtcgccaagttgcaAAGTATGTGGAAAGGGGCACAAAGGTGAGTGCCGCTTCAAAGACAAGTCGTGTCTGGTATGTGGGAAGACGGGACACACTGCATCGTTATGTCCCGAGTTGGTTGGAAAGAGAGACACAAAAGAGTCTCCAACAGAAGCTCCCAAAGCGAAGGGTAGGTCCTTCCAACTTACCGCGGCTGAAGCAAAaacagaacccgatgtggtctcag TATTAGTATTGGTGATGTTCTCTTTGCATTTTCAACTCAAGTATGCGGAAAAGAGCGGAGTTGTACTCTCTAATCATCTTAAAATCCCGCAATTGCGTATGGAGAAATTCATA AGGGCTAATGAGCTTAAAGAAGAGGGGAATAAAAGGTTTCAGGCTCAGGATTTTGTCGGTGCGCTTGAACAGTATGAGAATGCGCTTAAACTTACTCCTAAAAACCACCCGGACCGAGCGATTTACCATAGTAACCGGGCTGCTTGTTTGATGCAAATGAAGCCCAATGATTACAAGATGGTGGTGTCTGAGTGCTCGATGGCGCTTCAGGTTCAGCCTGGGTATGTGCGTGCGTTATTGCGTAGGGCGCGGGCTTTTGAGGCGGTGGGGAAGTATGAAATGGTTATGTTGGATGTGCAGACACTGTTGGCTGCTGACCCGAGTCATCGAGATGCTTTGGAGATCGCTCGGAGGTTACGCGGTCCAATTATTGGGGCCCGTCAGGAGGCACAACAGGATCTTCAGGGTAGTTGA